The proteins below come from a single Piscinibacter gummiphilus genomic window:
- a CDS encoding PaaI family thioesterase, which produces MSQNEHHRETDAVAELSTLLAAQPKAACASLTSFEVVAADLGAGFVRLRFAEQPAFSNHYGNIQGGLGMALIDVLASVAAYAKLRQWCPTVEMKALFVAPAKLGQCEGEARVIKAGKTFAFLEAQLWGADGELAIHATATVSVKA; this is translated from the coding sequence GTGAGTCAGAACGAGCATCATCGTGAAACGGACGCCGTCGCAGAACTCAGCACGCTTCTAGCCGCGCAGCCAAAGGCGGCCTGCGCGAGCCTAACGTCATTCGAAGTTGTTGCCGCTGACCTTGGGGCTGGTTTTGTGCGGTTGCGCTTTGCCGAGCAACCTGCCTTCTCAAATCACTACGGCAACATCCAGGGCGGCCTCGGTATGGCACTGATCGATGTTTTGGCTTCAGTGGCCGCATACGCGAAGCTTCGGCAGTGGTGCCCCACGGTTGAAATGAAGGCACTGTTCGTTGCGCCGGCGAAGCTGGGGCAATGTGAAGGTGAGGCCAGGGTCATCAAGGCCGGAAAGACCTTCGCCTTTCTTGAGGCACAACTCTGGGGTGCCGACGGTGAGCTTGCCATTCACGCCACAGCCACAGTCAGTGTCAAGGCTTAG
- the istB gene encoding IS21-like element helper ATPase IstB — translation MLNEQTLNQLRTLRLDGMVAALSDVATHLMASELPFEQRLALLVQREVDWRDGKRLERLLKAARLKVCSACLEDIDWRASRGLSREVITSLAGGDWLRHGHNVLLTGATGCGKTWLACALGQQAARLGFSVLYTRAPRLLQELHVAHGDGSFGKRLGQLARLDLLILDDFGIAPIAAHERNDLLELLDDRVGTRSTLITSQLPVTAWHAWLDEPTLADAILDRIVHGSHKIALKGESMRKLTKTA, via the coding sequence ATGCTCAACGAACAGACCCTCAACCAACTGCGCACCCTGCGCCTGGACGGCATGGTGGCCGCCCTCAGCGACGTGGCCACCCACCTCATGGCCAGCGAGCTGCCCTTTGAACAACGCCTGGCGCTGCTGGTGCAGCGCGAGGTGGACTGGCGTGACGGCAAACGCCTGGAGCGGCTGCTCAAGGCCGCCCGTTTGAAGGTCTGTAGTGCCTGCCTGGAGGACATCGACTGGCGCGCCAGCCGGGGCCTGAGCCGGGAGGTCATCACCAGTCTGGCCGGCGGGGACTGGCTGCGCCATGGTCACAACGTGCTGCTCACCGGTGCCACCGGTTGCGGCAAGACGTGGCTGGCCTGCGCACTGGGGCAGCAGGCCGCGCGCCTGGGGTTCTCTGTCCTCTACACCCGCGCGCCACGGCTGCTGCAGGAGCTGCACGTGGCCCACGGCGACGGTAGCTTTGGCAAACGGCTGGGGCAACTGGCCCGGCTGGACCTGCTCATCCTGGACGACTTCGGTATCGCACCGATTGCCGCGCACGAGCGAAACGACCTGCTGGAGTTGCTGGACGACCGGGTGGGCACGCGCTCGACGCTCATCACCAGCCAGTTGCCGGTGACGGCCTGGCACGCCTGGCTGGACGAGCCCACGCTGGCCGACGCCATCCTGGACCGCATCGTGCACGGTTCACACAAGATAGCCCTCAAGGGCGAGTCGATGAGAAAGCTCACCAAGACCGCCTGA
- the istA gene encoding IS21 family transposase: protein MPTPRVTMSKLRHTLQLLHGGALSTRQIGAALGISKSTVSEIASYARVAAVDWALAQTLSDEELQARLYKPAVARQSRHLEPDYAHLHRELRRPGVTLQLLWEEYQHQHAGQAYKYSAFCEKYKAWARRLQRSMRQNHEAGDKLFVDYAGQSLPVVDAGTGEIRQAQVFVAVLGASNYTYACATASQKAADWAASIIATLEFIGGVPRLLVPDQPRALMARPDRYEPTAHRLLEELSAHYSLAVMPARPAKPRDKPKVEVAVQVVERWILARLRHQTFFSLAELNRAIAALLVDLNQRAFKKLPGNRASAFAELDRPALRPLPAVRMPIARFKPARVNIDYHVELDGHYYSVPHALVGEKVELRITATTLEVLHGNRRVAAHILNPRRGAHTTVPEHMPASHREHLQWTPAKLIAWGERVGAATAAVVRWQMEHRQHPEQGYRSCLGLMRLGREYGVQRLEAACARAQSIRSPSYKSIASILSCGLDQRPLDAPITAQATQASLPLHENVRGPGYYH, encoded by the coding sequence ATGCCCACACCCAGGGTCACCATGAGCAAATTACGACATACACTGCAACTGCTGCACGGCGGGGCCTTGAGCACCCGTCAAATCGGTGCCGCTCTCGGCATCTCCAAATCCACCGTCAGCGAGATAGCCAGCTACGCGCGCGTGGCCGCCGTGGACTGGGCGCTGGCCCAGACCTTGAGCGACGAAGAACTGCAGGCCCGGCTGTACAAGCCAGCGGTGGCCCGCCAGTCCCGCCACCTCGAGCCCGACTATGCCCACCTGCACCGGGAACTGCGTCGCCCCGGCGTGACGCTGCAACTGCTGTGGGAGGAGTACCAGCACCAGCACGCCGGGCAGGCTTACAAGTACAGCGCCTTCTGCGAGAAGTACAAGGCCTGGGCCCGGCGCCTGCAGCGCTCCATGCGCCAGAACCACGAGGCCGGCGACAAGCTGTTTGTGGACTACGCCGGCCAGAGCCTGCCTGTCGTGGATGCAGGCACTGGCGAGATTCGCCAGGCCCAGGTGTTTGTGGCGGTGTTGGGGGCATCGAACTACACCTATGCCTGCGCCACCGCCAGCCAGAAGGCCGCCGACTGGGCGGCCAGCATCATCGCCACGCTGGAGTTCATCGGCGGCGTGCCCCGCCTGCTGGTGCCTGACCAGCCGCGCGCACTCATGGCCCGTCCCGACCGCTACGAGCCCACCGCGCACCGCCTGCTCGAAGAACTCTCGGCCCACTACAGCCTGGCCGTGATGCCGGCGCGCCCGGCCAAGCCACGCGACAAACCCAAGGTGGAGGTCGCCGTGCAGGTGGTCGAGCGCTGGATTCTGGCGCGGCTGCGCCACCAGACCTTCTTCAGTCTGGCCGAGCTCAACCGGGCGATTGCCGCCTTGCTGGTGGACTTGAACCAGCGCGCGTTCAAGAAGCTGCCGGGTAACCGCGCCAGCGCCTTTGCCGAGCTCGACAGGCCGGCCCTGCGCCCCCTGCCGGCGGTGCGCATGCCCATCGCCCGCTTCAAGCCCGCCCGCGTCAACATCGACTACCACGTCGAGCTCGATGGCCACTACTACTCGGTGCCCCACGCGCTGGTGGGCGAGAAGGTCGAGTTGCGCATCACGGCCACCACGCTCGAGGTTCTGCACGGCAACAGGCGGGTGGCCGCCCACATCCTCAATCCTCGCCGGGGCGCGCACACCACCGTGCCCGAGCACATGCCGGCCTCACATCGCGAGCATCTTCAGTGGACCCCTGCCAAGCTCATCGCCTGGGGTGAGCGCGTGGGCGCGGCCACCGCCGCCGTGGTGCGCTGGCAGATGGAGCACCGCCAGCATCCCGAGCAGGGTTACCGCTCCTGTCTGGGTCTCATGCGCCTGGGCCGCGAGTACGGTGTCCAGCGCCTGGAAGCAGCCTGCGCGCGGGCACAGTCGATTCGCTCACCGTCCTACAAGAGCATTGCGTCCATCCTCAGTTGCGGCCTGGACCAGCGCCCGCTGGACGCCCCCATCACCGCGCAGGCCACACAGGCCAGCCTGCCACTGCACGAGAACGTGCGCGGGCCGGGCTACTACCACTGA
- a CDS encoding alpha/beta hydrolase — MTNPCVLFIQGGGKGAHTEDKALADSLKQALGAAYEVRFPQMPDEADPNARSWKMKISQELSRIPGRVILAAHSIGGSLLLKYLTEEKIEKPIAGLFVLAAPSWDGDRWNFDDLKLPADITEQLAPIPQAFFYHCRDDDTVPFAHLALHGARLPRATLRAIDHGGHQFDKDLKIVASDILNAAA, encoded by the coding sequence ATGACGAACCCTTGTGTTCTCTTCATTCAAGGCGGAGGCAAAGGCGCACACACCGAAGACAAAGCACTTGCAGATTCGCTAAAGCAAGCGCTTGGTGCCGCGTATGAAGTGCGCTTTCCTCAAATGCCCGACGAAGCTGATCCGAATGCGCGGTCCTGGAAGATGAAGATATCGCAAGAGTTGTCTCGTATACCTGGCCGCGTGATCCTCGCAGCGCACTCAATAGGTGGCTCCCTCCTACTCAAGTACCTGACGGAGGAGAAGATCGAGAAACCCATTGCCGGCCTGTTTGTACTTGCCGCCCCGTCATGGGATGGGGATCGTTGGAACTTCGACGATCTAAAGCTGCCGGCTGACATCACCGAACAGCTTGCGCCGATCCCGCAAGCGTTTTTCTACCATTGCCGTGACGACGATACCGTTCCGTTTGCACACCTCGCACTTCACGGAGCACGGCTCCCCCGCGCAACACTACGCGCGATCGATCACGGAGGTCACCAGTTTGACAAAGACCTCAAAATCGTCGCTAGCGACATTCTCAATGCCGCCGCCTAA
- a CDS encoding SHOCT domain-containing protein: MLTRHLFIAAALTLGVIPTANAWFVVFPIPNIAKPSALRTLIDRYSQSKQTKALAYVYERRRFGNRGFVWGAYEGAGTQAEANATALARCNTALEQANGKNLYDFDGRSCELHAFDGKEDPQTPMAVEPAAEPASAAARSEAFDLGPNASSVASTPASSPPLEKTSEVPIATPANSAPMKPAAPVMESKPVNAQTGQEGSATRRLRELNEMRKEGLISQKDYDEKKKAILRDL, encoded by the coding sequence GTGCTGACACGACATTTATTCATCGCAGCCGCGCTAACGCTCGGGGTCATCCCAACTGCAAATGCGTGGTTTGTAGTCTTCCCAATTCCAAACATTGCGAAGCCAAGCGCGCTACGCACACTGATTGACAGGTATTCCCAGTCAAAGCAAACGAAGGCTTTGGCTTATGTCTACGAGCGCAGACGGTTCGGCAACAGAGGCTTCGTGTGGGGCGCATATGAAGGTGCAGGTACACAGGCGGAAGCAAATGCAACGGCACTAGCACGCTGCAATACCGCACTCGAACAAGCCAACGGCAAAAACCTCTACGACTTTGACGGCCGCAGCTGCGAGTTGCATGCATTTGACGGAAAGGAAGATCCGCAAACCCCGATGGCAGTCGAGCCCGCCGCAGAGCCAGCTTCTGCAGCAGCTCGTTCGGAAGCATTTGACCTAGGCCCAAATGCCTCTTCTGTAGCCAGCACACCCGCATCATCCCCACCGCTGGAGAAAACTTCAGAAGTTCCCATTGCCACGCCGGCTAACAGCGCACCGATGAAGCCAGCGGCGCCCGTCATGGAGAGCAAGCCGGTCAACGCGCAGACAGGGCAAGAAGGCTCCGCCACCAGAAGGTTGCGAGAGTTGAATGAGATGCGCAAGGAAGGCTTGATCTCTCAGAAAGACTATGACGAAAAGAAGAAGGCGATCCTGCGGGATCTCTAG